One Salminus brasiliensis chromosome 5, fSalBra1.hap2, whole genome shotgun sequence DNA segment encodes these proteins:
- the gbx1 gene encoding homeobox protein GBX-1, translating into MQRPSGPGTAFSIDSLIGAPQPRPGHLLYTGYPMFMPYRPLVLPHAPLPSGIPPLAPLASFAGRLTNSFCAGLGQGVPSMVALTTALPAFSEPADGFYSNQEAAGARLSADPPSSGRESPREDLLHRDKSAELLNFTQTFQPVAGETKLYSSDDEKLELKSGDAACSDRDESSGGDSENESFSDGAACAPGHGGKLKSVGGGGGGGGGGGSREPLPPGASAAKSRRRRTAFTSEQLLELEKEFHCKKYLSLTERSQIAHALKLSEVQVKIWFQNRRAKWKRIKAGNAGGRSGEPARNPKIVVPIPVHVNRFAVRSQHQQLEQGARP; encoded by the exons ATGCAGAGACCGAGCGGTCCGGGCACGGCGTTCTCCATCGACTCGCTGATCGGCGCTCCGCAGCCCAGGCCGGGTCACTTGCTCTACACGGGCTACCCCATGTTCATGCCCTACCGACCGCTCGTGCTGCCCCACGCGCCCCTGCCCTCGGGGATCCCGCCGCTGGCGCCGCTCGCCTCCTTCGCCGGACGCCTCACCAACTCGTTCTGTGCCGGCCTGGGTCAGGGCGTGCCCTCCATGGTGGCGCTCACCACTGCGCTGCCGGCCTTTTCGGAGCCCGCAGACGGTTTCTACTCCAATCAGGAGGCGGCGGGCGCTCGCCTGAGCGCAGATCCTCCGAGCAGCGGCCGCGAGAGCCCAAGAGAAGATCTGCTGCACCGCGACAAGAGCGCCGAGCTGCTGAACTTTACCCAAACTTTCCAGCCTGTAGCAG GTGAGACCAAACTGTACAGCTCGGATGATGAGAAGCTGGAGCTGAAGTCGGGGGATGCTGCGTGCAGCGACAGGGACGAAAGCTCGGGCGGCGACAGCGAGAACGAGAGCTTCTCAGACGGGGCCGCGTGCGCACCAGGTCACGGGGGCAAGCTGAAATCAGTGggcggtggaggaggaggaggaggtggaggaggctCTCGTGAGCCGCTGCCTCCGGGCGCTTCGGCGGCCAAGAGCCGTCGGCGACGGACCGCCTTCACGAGCGAGCAGCTGCTCGAGCTGGAGAAGGAGTTCCACTGCAAGAAGTACCTGTCGCTGACGGAGCGCTCGCAGATCGCGCACGCGCTCAAGCTCAGCGAGGTGCAGGTGAAGATCTGGTTCCAAAACCGCCGCGCCAAGTGGAAGCGCATCAAGGCGGGAAACGCGGGCGGACGCTCGGGAGAACCCGCCAGGAACCCCAAAATCGTCGTGCCCATTCCGGTGCACGTCAACAGGTTCGCCGTCAGGAGTCAGCACCAGCAGCTCGAGCAAGGAGCAAGAccctga